Proteins encoded together in one Coleofasciculus chthonoplastes PCC 7420 window:
- a CDS encoding hydroxysqualene dehydroxylase, translated as MSEALAQKRIVVVGAGWAGLGATYHLAQQGYDVTLLEAAPYPGGLVAGWKTSGGRSVEGGIHGFWYPYRNIFRLVNELKLQPFTPFTHSSQYSPAGLEVESPLFQNEFPLPTPLGTFLYPKFKRLPLIDRLSALPLLYALIDFDNSDQAWRRYDKVTARELFKQFGVSARLYRDSFEPMLLVGLFAPGEQCSAAAALGMLYYFILAHQPNFDVVWCRGTVAEMIFKPWVERIEKAGGRVLTNKRVNDILLDDRGKAKAVVCGEDVFEADAVIFAVSVNGMKKIVSASSSLQPYSEFRNLRNLGAIDVLATRLWFDRKVILRNPSNACFGFDPTTGWTFFDLNALHDEYAYQPGSVIEADFYHGNQLLPMSDEQIVAKVHRDLATCVPEFRNAKVIDSSVIRVPQGVTHFAPGSYQYLLPATTPIDNVFMSGDWIVTNHGSWSQEKAYITGLEAANLVIDRFGYGNKATIIPVEPDEPHIQLGRMINKTVRDWGKTVLPDFWLP; from the coding sequence ATGTCAGAAGCGTTAGCACAAAAACGGATAGTCGTCGTTGGTGCAGGATGGGCAGGTTTAGGTGCGACTTATCATCTTGCTCAACAAGGCTACGATGTTACTCTTCTAGAAGCCGCCCCCTATCCCGGTGGATTAGTAGCTGGATGGAAAACCTCTGGCGGACGTTCAGTCGAGGGGGGTATTCATGGGTTCTGGTATCCCTATCGCAATATCTTTCGCCTGGTTAACGAATTAAAACTCCAACCTTTCACACCTTTTACCCATTCCTCCCAATATTCTCCTGCTGGGTTAGAAGTCGAATCGCCTCTGTTTCAGAATGAGTTCCCGCTTCCTACCCCATTGGGAACGTTTCTCTACCCTAAGTTTAAACGCTTACCTCTAATTGACAGGCTTTCGGCTTTACCTCTGTTGTATGCTCTGATTGATTTTGATAATTCTGATCAAGCATGGCGACGTTACGATAAGGTAACTGCCCGCGAACTCTTTAAACAGTTTGGTGTCTCTGCCCGATTATATCGGGATTCCTTTGAACCGATGCTGTTGGTGGGGTTATTTGCCCCCGGTGAGCAATGTTCAGCCGCCGCCGCCCTAGGAATGCTCTATTACTTCATTTTGGCTCACCAACCTAATTTTGATGTCGTCTGGTGTCGGGGAACGGTGGCAGAGATGATTTTTAAACCCTGGGTGGAGCGGATTGAGAAAGCCGGGGGACGAGTGCTGACGAATAAGCGGGTAAACGATATTCTCTTGGACGATAGGGGTAAGGCTAAAGCGGTTGTCTGTGGTGAGGATGTCTTTGAAGCCGATGCGGTTATTTTTGCCGTTAGTGTAAATGGCATGAAAAAAATTGTCAGTGCGAGTAGTAGCTTGCAACCCTATTCGGAATTCCGGAATTTGAGAAACTTAGGCGCAATTGATGTCCTGGCAACCCGGTTATGGTTTGACCGAAAAGTTATTCTGCGGAATCCGTCTAATGCTTGTTTTGGCTTTGATCCGACGACGGGGTGGACATTTTTTGATTTGAATGCGTTGCATGATGAATATGCATATCAACCGGGAAGTGTCATTGAAGCGGATTTTTATCATGGGAATCAGTTATTGCCGATGAGTGATGAACAAATTGTGGCAAAGGTTCATCGCGATTTAGCCACTTGTGTGCCAGAGTTTCGGAATGCCAAGGTTATTGATAGCAGTGTGATTCGTGTACCGCAAGGGGTAACGCATTTTGCACCGGGAAGTTATCAGTATTTGCTGCCAGCGACAACTCCGATTGATAATGTGTTTATGAGTGGGGATTGGATTGTTACAAATCACGGTTCTTGGTCACAGGAGAAGGCATACATAACGGGTTTAGAGGCGGCAAATTTGGTAATTGACCGTTTTGGGTATGGAAATAAGGCAACTATTATTCCGGTTGAACCTGATGAACCTCATATTCAATTGGGGCGGATGATTAATAAAACGGTGCGGGATTGGGGGAAGACAGTATTACCTGATTTTTGGTTACCTTAA